Proteins from a genomic interval of Streptomyces fodineus:
- a CDS encoding RraA family protein → MTPAPPGEDREAVAERRARAARSLACADIVDALGRIHRHHAHIDDLVTPTPGRVLFGPAVTISFFPSCSVLVDPETHTFGALFQQAVGVKSDDARGKVLVLASNGHRDVSIGGGTKLSLLARYGLAGVLTDARLRDFAQLQSYPFAAYCSAEAVRWGGDVITPYQANVPIVVAGVGVHPGQYVFADDSGAVVIPEPDIDAVLDGAVAVGKEEAAFRAQVEQERTTGGAGTEGQRER, encoded by the coding sequence GTGACCCCCGCCCCGCCGGGCGAAGACCGAGAGGCGGTGGCCGAGCGGCGTGCTCGGGCGGCCCGGTCGCTGGCATGCGCGGACATCGTCGACGCCCTCGGACGAATCCATCGGCACCACGCACACATTGACGACCTTGTCACTCCGACACCAGGCCGGGTCCTGTTCGGGCCGGCGGTCACGATCTCCTTCTTCCCCTCCTGTTCGGTGCTGGTGGACCCCGAGACCCACACCTTCGGCGCTCTGTTCCAGCAGGCGGTGGGCGTCAAATCCGACGATGCCCGGGGCAAGGTGCTGGTACTGGCGAGCAACGGCCACCGCGACGTCTCCATCGGCGGCGGCACCAAACTTTCCCTGCTGGCGCGCTACGGCCTGGCCGGTGTGCTCACCGACGCACGGCTGCGAGACTTCGCCCAGCTGCAGTCCTACCCCTTCGCGGCCTACTGTTCCGCGGAGGCCGTGCGATGGGGCGGCGATGTGATCACGCCGTACCAGGCAAACGTGCCGATCGTGGTCGCGGGGGTGGGCGTGCACCCGGGGCAGTACGTCTTCGCCGACGACTCCGGCGCGGTGGTGATCCCCGAACCCGACATCGACGCCGTGCTCGACGGAGCCGTGGCGGTGGGCAAGGAGGAGGCCGCGTTCCGTGCCCAGGTCGAGCAGGAGCGCACGACCGGCGGAGCCGGCACCGAAGGACAGCGGGAACGCTGA
- a CDS encoding DUF6510 family protein, whose amino-acid sequence MNAEEDLLSVPPEDGYVDGNAVAGAMSLALGRDATTIVLECAECGDRHRVAETRVYLRCPGMVVRCPACSACEVLLVDRPRRLQLTLMSIRTLELP is encoded by the coding sequence GTGAACGCAGAGGAAGACCTCCTCTCCGTGCCCCCGGAGGACGGCTATGTGGACGGCAACGCCGTCGCCGGGGCGATGTCCCTGGCTCTGGGCCGGGACGCAACCACGATCGTCCTGGAGTGTGCCGAGTGCGGGGATCGGCACCGCGTCGCCGAGACCAGGGTCTATCTGCGCTGTCCCGGCATGGTGGTGCGCTGTCCGGCGTGCTCGGCGTGCGAGGTGCTGCTCGTCGACCGACCACGCCGGCTCCAGCTCACCCTGATGTCGATCCGTACCTTGGAGCTGCCGTGA